The Streptomyces kanamyceticus DNA segment GCGCCTCGACGGCCATCGGGGCGTGGTTGGTGAGCCGCCCGAGCCGCTCGGGACCGGAGGAGTGCAGCCGCTGCAGGGCTTCGTCGAGGGTGCCTGTGGTGTCGGTCATGCCGGGACGGTAGGCCGCTGACCTCGTGATCCGTAACGGGCTGCGGCCCTAGGTCCGAGGTCCTGGGGCGGGCGGGGATCCGGTGCCGAGGGGCAGCTCGTACCAGGCGACGTCCCAGTACCGGCCGAACTTCCTGCCCACCTCCCCGTACGTCCCCACGTGCCGGAAGCCGAAGCGCTCATGCAGCCGCACCGACGCCTCGTTCGGCTGCGCCACGCCCGCGTACGCGCGGTGCAGGTCCTCGTCCGCGAGGGCCTCGAAGAGGGCCTTGTAGAGCAGCGTCCCGATGCCGCGGCCCGCGGCGTCCGGCGCGCAGTAGACACTCACCTCCACCGAGGGGGAGTAGGCGGGCTTGGGTCGGAAAGGGCTACTGGTGGCGTACCCGAGCAGCCGCCCGGGACGGGCGGCCGAATCCCGCTCCCGGGCAACCATCAAGCGGTGGGGGCCGTCTTTGAGGTGGGAGAGCAGCCAAGGGCGGCGCTCTTCCGGC contains these protein-coding regions:
- a CDS encoding GNAT family N-acetyltransferase, producing the protein MPSMPEEVQVRPGAEADLKALTDIYNHYVRETAVTFDTVAFLPEERRPWLLSHLKDGPHRLMVARERDSAARPGRLLGYATSSPFRPKPAYSPSVEVSVYCAPDAAGRGIGTLLYKALFEALADEDLHRAYAGVAQPNEASVRLHERFGFRHVGTYGEVGRKFGRYWDVAWYELPLGTGSPPAPGPRT